ATAAAATATTCGGCTCCAAAGGTAATAATTATCCCCACCAACGGTCTTTTGGTGGACAGGATATTTAGGGAAACGGAGAATATCTTAAAAATACTTCCACATCATTCTACCTTAATTGTCAATATTTCACTTGACGGTATAGGGGAAAACCATGATGAAATAAGAGGCATTCCTGGAAATTTCAAAAAATTTTTAGAAACATTTGCCGCGTTAAAAGAATTAAAGAAAACTTATAATCATTCATTTGAACTTGGAGTGCACAGTGTGGTATCCAGGTTTAATGTTGAGAACATATTAGAATTATTCGATTATGTGAAGAATAATTTGTCCCCCGATTCTTATATTTGCGAAATTGCTGAAAACAGAGAAGAGCTGTTAAATACAGAAGACGACATCACCCCGGCAATCGACCTGTATGAAAAGACAATCCGGCCTTTACAGCATGAGCTGAGAGAAAGCCTGCTTCATAATAAAGGCATTACGGGGCTTATCCAGGCCTTCAGGTTGAAGTATTATGATTATGTCATTACAGAGATGAGGGAAAAGAGGAGAGTCATACCCTGCTATGCTGGGCGCGTTTCGGCGCAGATATCGCCGTGGGGTGACGTGTGGCCGTGCTGCATTCTGGCATACCAGGCTGATATGGGCAATCTGAGGGAATTCGGGCATGACTTTAACAGGCTCTGGTACTCTGAAAAAGCAGCAAAGGTGAGGAACCAGGTTTTTAAAGGAGATTGCTACTGCCCGATGGCAAATGTTCATTACACCAACATGGTTCTCACCCCGAAAGCCATGATAGGAGTAATGAAGAATTGTCTTGGGGCCAGAGTGGGGGCCAAATAATAAATTGATGGGGTCTTTAATGTGGAAGTCCTAGTTACTGGAGCTACAGGGTTTATTGGTAATAGATTGGTCGAATACCTGTTGAAGAACGGGTGCCGGGTGAGAGTGCTAACGAGAAGGCCTCTCGAACAGTATAAGAATATTGCATGGGGCAGGGAAGTTGTACATGTGCAGGGTAACTTAAGGGATGTCGATTCAATAAAAGAGGCTG
This sequence is a window from Bacillota bacterium. Protein-coding genes within it:
- a CDS encoding radical SAM protein; this encodes MKISFLTEVGYRLLSYKSQSIFGVPRTKPLSLTVSITQKCNSKCKTCNIWKDPRNKQPNNELAIDEYDKIFESIGRSVIWYTLSGGEPFLRKDIVEIAKLIIKYSAPKVIIIPTNGLLVDRIFRETENILKILPHHSTLIVNISLDGIGENHDEIRGIPGNFKKFLETFAALKELKKTYNHSFELGVHSVVSRFNVENILELFDYVKNNLSPDSYICEIAENREELLNTEDDITPAIDLYEKTIRPLQHELRESLLHNKGITGLIQAFRLKYYDYVITEMREKRRVIPCYAGRVSAQISPWGDVWPCCILAYQADMGNLREFGHDFNRLWYSEKAAKVRNQVFKGDCYCPMANVHYTNMVLTPKAMIGVMKNCLGARVGAK